The proteins below come from a single Mycobacterium parmense genomic window:
- a CDS encoding lipoprotein LpqH, with translation MKHRFVLAAVGALTAAASTACPQTGNWVSSADAGTVQLTVDGQRQAVQGAVSCTDAGNSSTVINVGSQIEAEVFGTGNVTSVGLHTDAVNLQYFKGGYGPGDASATVAGKTYTITGHITGSGLNGALKPFELDVTCP, from the coding sequence ATGAAACATCGGTTCGTCTTGGCTGCCGTGGGGGCGCTGACCGCTGCCGCCTCGACCGCTTGTCCACAAACAGGCAACTGGGTATCCTCGGCGGATGCCGGCACCGTTCAACTGACCGTCGACGGCCAACGGCAAGCCGTCCAAGGCGCGGTCTCGTGCACCGATGCCGGCAATTCCTCGACAGTCATCAACGTCGGAAGCCAGATCGAGGCTGAGGTATTCGGCACCGGCAACGTCACCAGTGTCGGTTTGCACACCGACGCCGTTAACTTGCAGTACTTCAAAGGTGGCTACGGTCCCGGTGATGCCTCGGCCACCGTGGCGGGCAAGACCTACACGATCACCGGCCACATAACCGGCAGTGGCCTTAATGGGGCCCTCAAGCCCTTCGAACTCGATGTAACGTGCCCCTAA